The following nucleotide sequence is from Micromonospora sp. WMMD1120.
GTGTTGGTGCCGGTGCAGTACGGCCAGCCGTAGTTGCCCGGCGCGGCGACCCTGTTGAACTCCACCTGGCCGGACGGCCCGCGGGTGGAGCTGGTGGAGCCGGCGTCCGGCCCGTAGTCGCCGACGTAGACGACACCGGTGGCCTTGTCCACGCTGATCCGGAACGGGTTGCGGAAGCCCATCGCGTAGATCTCCGGGCGCGTCTGGGCGGTGCCGGGGGCGAACAGGTTGCCGGACGGGATGGAGTACGTCCCGTTCGCGTTCACCTTGATCCGCAGGATCTTGCCGCGCAGGTCGTTGGTGTTGCCGGCGCTGCGCTGGGCGTCGTACGCCGGGTTGCGGTTGGTCCGCTCGTCCAGCGGCGAGTAGCCGGCGGACTCGAACGGGTTGGTGTCGTCACCGGTCGACAGGTAGAGGTTGCCGGCGGCGTCGAAGTCGATGTCCCCACCGACGTGGCAGCACATGCCCCGGTTGGCCGGGACGTCGAGCACGTCGACCTTGCTGGACTGGTTGAGCGTGAAGTCGGAGTTCAGCGTGAACCGGGAGAGGCGGTTCACCCCGTTCCAGGCGGAGAAGTCGGTGCCGGTGGCGGGCGCGTCGCCGCTGGGTGTGGAGAGCGGCGGGGCGTAGTAGAGGTAGATCTGCCGGTTGCTGGCGAAGCCGGGGTCGACCCCGACGCCCTGCAACCCCTCCTCGTCGTGCGTGTAGACCGGGAGGGTGCCGATCACCGAGGTGGTGCCGCCCGCGTCGGTACGACGCAGGGTGCCGTTGCGGGCGGTGTGCAGGACCGACCGGTCCGGCAGCACCGCCAACGACATCGGCTCACCCATGTCGTTGACGCCGCGGGCCAGCTCGACCTGCTGGAAGTCGCTGGCGACGATGGTGTGCGCCTGCGCGGGCGCCGAGCCGGCGGCCAGCGCGACGCTGCCGGCGGTGACCGCCAGCAGCAGCGCTGATCCGGCTGAGGACCACCTTCGGGATCGACGCGTGGGAGCGTCCTTCATGGACATCTGTGCTGCCCCTTCCTGACGATGGACTGCCAGGCCGGGCGCGCGCCGTCGCGCCGGATGCCGTAGCGGTGGGTGGTGGGGGTCGATGGGTTACCGCGCCGCCGGTTCACCTCGACGAAACAATGTCGTGTTGGTCACGACACTAAATAACGAGTGTCGATGTGTCCATACCTTCCGGCGACCCAGCATCAACTTTCGTCGATTTGATCGAAAGTCGCCGGTCAGGCGCGGCGGTCGATGGCCTGTTCGGCCAGCGCGACAAGCGCCGCGCGCGCCTCGTCGGCCACCGCCGCGTTCTTCAGCGCGGCGAGCGCGGCCTCGGTCCGGACCCTGATCATCTGTTCGATCCGCTCCCGGGCGCCGGTCGCGTCGATGATCCCGCGCAGTTCCGCGGCGCCCTCGGCGTCCAACGCCGGGTTGCCGAACAGCTCCCGCAGCCGGATCGTCTGCGGCCGGTCGGCGGCGCTGCGGGCCAGCGCCATCATCACCGTGGGCTTGCCCTCCCGCAGGTCGTCGAGGATCGACTTGCCGGTGACCGCCGGGTCGCCGAAGACGCCCAGCACGTCGTCGCGGAGCTGGAACGCGTCGCCCAGCGGGTCACCGAACTCGCCGAGCGCGTCTATCAGCTCCGGCTCCGCGCCGGCCAGGGCCGCGCCGATCTGCAACGGTCGGGTGACCGTGTACCGGGCCGCCTTCATCCGGATCACGGTGAGCGCGCTCGCCACCGAACCGTCGCCCACACCGGAGACCAGGTCCAGGTACTCCCCCGCGATCACCTCGGTGCGCATCAGGGCGAACACGCTGTATCCCCGGTGCACCTCCTCGGTGCTCAGCCCGCACTCGTGGAACATCTGGTCCGACCAGGCGGCGCAGAGGTCGCCGCAGAGCAGCGCGGTGTTGCGGCCGTACGCCTCGGGGTCGCCCCGCCAGGACGAGCGGGTGTGCAGGTCGGCGAAGAGCCGGTGCACCGACGGCTCGCCCCGGCGGCGGTCGCTGCCGTCCAGGATGTCGTCGTGGATCAGCGCGAACGCGTGGAACAGCTCCAGCGCCGCGGCGGCCACCACGATCGGGGTGCCGTCGGCCGCTCCCGCGCCGCGCCAGCCCCAGTAGCAGAACAGCGGCCGGATCCGCTTGCCACCGGCCAGCACGAACCGCTGCAACGCGGTGAACACCCCGCGCGGCGCGCCGTCCGGCCAGTCCGGGCCCTGCCGGTCGAGGAACCCGGCCAGCTCGGCGTCGAAGCGCGCCCGCAGCTCACTCGCGTCGGTCGCCGCGACGGTGAGCGTCATCCCCGCTCCCCCGAGCCGTCCGCACCACCGGCGCCCAGGCCGGCCAGCTCCAGCAGCAGGGCCTTGACCTCGGTTGCCGCGATCCGGTCCCGGGCCGCCGTCGGGTCGGAGCAGAGCAGCACCGGTGCGTCCGCCGGGTCGTCCGGCAGCCGGCCGTGCGAGCCCCGCACCGCCCGCGCGCCGGCGTCCAGGCCGACAGCGCTCATCAGGTACCGCATGCCCAGCTTCTTGCGGGCCAGCGCCACACCGGCACGAGTCTTCGCCGCACCGGGGTTGGCCGGATCGAAGAACAGCTCGGCGGGGTCGTAACCCGGCTTCCGATGAATCTCCACGAGTCGGGCGAAGTCCGGTGCCCGGTCGTCGTCCAGCCAGTAGTAGTAGGTGAACCAGGCGTCCGGCTCGGCCACCAGCACCAGTTCACCGGCGCGCGGGTGGTCCAATCCGTGCGCGGCCTTGCCGTCGGCGTCGAGCACCTCGGCCACCCCGGGCAGGCCGGCGCAGAGCTTCGCCACCGCCGGCACGTCGGCCGGGTCCCTGACGTAGACGTGCGCGACCTGGTGGTCGGCGACGGCGAACGCCTTCGACGTCCACGGGTCGAGGTATTCCATACCGGCCTGGGTGTGCACCCGCAACAGCCCCTCGGAGCGCAGCAACCGGTTGACGTCCACCGGCCGGGACACGTCGGTGATGCCGTACTCGGAGAGCACCACCACAGTGGCGTCCCGGGCCCGGGCGGCGTCCAGCAGCGGACCGAGCACCGCGTCCAGCTCGGCCGCCGCGGCTGCGGCCTGGGGTGACGACGGGCCGAACCGTTGCAGGTCGTAGTCGAGGTGCGGGACGTAGACAAGGGTCAGGTCCGGTGACACGTCCGCCAGTAGCTGCTCGGCCGCCTGACAGATCCACTTCGACGACGGCAGACCGGCGGTCGG
It contains:
- a CDS encoding polyprenyl synthetase family protein, which encodes MTLTVAATDASELRARFDAELAGFLDRQGPDWPDGAPRGVFTALQRFVLAGGKRIRPLFCYWGWRGAGAADGTPIVVAAAALELFHAFALIHDDILDGSDRRRGEPSVHRLFADLHTRSSWRGDPEAYGRNTALLCGDLCAAWSDQMFHECGLSTEEVHRGYSVFALMRTEVIAGEYLDLVSGVGDGSVASALTVIRMKAARYTVTRPLQIGAALAGAEPELIDALGEFGDPLGDAFQLRDDVLGVFGDPAVTGKSILDDLREGKPTVMMALARSAADRPQTIRLRELFGNPALDAEGAAELRGIIDATGARERIEQMIRVRTEAALAALKNAAVADEARAALVALAEQAIDRRA
- a CDS encoding nucleotide pyrophosphatase/phosphodiesterase family protein yields the protein MSRRLVVLDVVGLTPRLLKHMPRLRGVADGGFRAELGTVLPAVTCSVQSTFLTGEPPSGHGIVGNGWYFRELGEVLLWRQHNALVGGDKLWHAARRAEPGYTVANVCWWYAMGADVNWTVTPRPVYYADGRKEPDCYTDPPELHDALTGRLGTFPLFTYWGPTAGLPSSKWICQAAEQLLADVSPDLTLVYVPHLDYDLQRFGPSSPQAAAAAAELDAVLGPLLDAARARDATVVVLSEYGITDVSRPVDVNRLLRSEGLLRVHTQAGMEYLDPWTSKAFAVADHQVAHVYVRDPADVPAVAKLCAGLPGVAEVLDADGKAAHGLDHPRAGELVLVAEPDAWFTYYYWLDDDRAPDFARLVEIHRKPGYDPAELFFDPANPGAAKTRAGVALARKKLGMRYLMSAVGLDAGARAVRGSHGRLPDDPADAPVLLCSDPTAARDRIAATEVKALLLELAGLGAGGADGSGERG